One window of Oryza brachyantha chromosome 12, ObraRS2, whole genome shotgun sequence genomic DNA carries:
- the LOC102717026 gene encoding serine/threonine-protein kinase Nek2, with translation MDQYEVLEQIGKGAFGSALLVRHKVEKKKYVLKKIRLARQTDRTRRSAHQEMQLIATVRNPFIVEYKDSWVEKGCYVCIVIGYCEGGDMAEAIKRANGTYFSEEKLCKWLVQLLMALDYLHANHILHRDVKCSNIFIARDQSIRLGDFGLAKILTSDDLASSVVGTPSYMCPELLADIPYGTKSDIWSLGCCIYEMTALRPAFKAFDMQALINKITKSIVSPLPTKYSGAFRGLIKSMLRKSPEHRPSAAQLLKHPQLQPYVLQVQLKSSPTRNILPIHQSLTDKVKKMTFPGDVADSAHRRMARRISLGNERTVTFSKPSPERNSVSSTRSIKEYTTTQNVKELSVDSSEAGDEVTSKAVITKTSSILRTPKSLPAKTYTTRNQLEPPKTSYIRTHRSELPSRTTPNKSTRPARRASLPLSTYETPNKRSISILEQLDSPDVSVNAPRIDRIAEFPLASSEDPLLPIHKLSPAHGSCSTPPFINRSITKDKCTIQVLRTDGDNGSDSSGRNATAASSRGSNDSRQQRFDTSSFQQRAEALEGLLEFSAQLLQQERYEELGILLKPFGPEKASPRETAIWLTKSFKETAS, from the exons ATGGATCAGTACGAGGTGCTGGAGCAGATTGGGAAGGGGGCATTTGGCTCCGCGCTGTTAGTGAGGCACAaggtggagaagaagaa GTATGTGCTGAAGAAGATACGGCTTGCGCGGCAGACCGACCGCACTCGCCGTTCTGCCCACCAGGAG ATGCAGCTTATTGCAACAGTGAGGAATCCGTTCATCGTGGAGTACAAAGATTCATGGGTGGAGAAG GGTTGCTATGTCTGCATTGTTATAGGTTATTGTGAGGGAGGAGACAT GGCTGAAGCTATTAAAAGAGCCAATGGCACATATTTCTCTGAGGAG AAGCTTTGCAAGTGGCTTGTGCAACTTCTCATGGCTCTTGATTATTTACATGCAAATCACATTCTTCACCGAGATGTCAAG TGCTCCAATATTTTCATCGCCAGAGATCAAAGCATAAGACTTG GTGACTTTGGGCTTGCAAAAATATTGACTTCTGATGATCTGGCATCTTCT GTAGTAGGAACACCAAGTTACATGTGTCCAGAACTTCTTGCTGATATACCATATGGTACCAAGTCGGATATTTGGTCTCTAG GATGTTGTATATATGAAATGACTGCACTCAGACCTGCATTTAAAGCTTTT GACATGCAAGCTCTGATTaataaaatcacaaaatcGATAGTCTCACCATTACCCACTAAATATTCTGGTGCCTT TAGAGGACTTATCAAGAGCATGCTGCGGAAAAGTCCAGAGCACAGACCTAGT GCTGCACAACTGCTCAAGCATCCACAACTTCAGCCTTATGTGCTTCAAGTTCAATTGAAATCTAGTCCTACTCGCAACATACTTCCTATCCATCAATCTTTGACTGACAAAGTTAAGAAGATGACGTTTCCTGGTGATGTGGCTGATTCTGCACACAGAAGAATGGCCAGGAGAATCTCTTTGGGAAATGAGAGGACCGTGACATTTAGCAAGCCATCTCCTGAACGGAATTCAGTTAGCTCTACACGGAGCATCAAAGAATACACAACCACTCAGAATGTCAAAGAGCTCTCCGTTGACAGTAGTGAGGCTGGGGACGAGGTTACCAGTAAAGCTGTCATAACGAAGACGTCAAGCATCCTAAGGACTCCCAAGAGCTTGCCAGCCAAGACTTACACAACTAGAAATCAGCTTGAACCtcccaaaacatcttatatcaGAACACACCGATCTGAG CTGCCCTCAAGAACAACTCCAAACAAAAGCACTCGACCAGCTAGAAGAGCATCACTCCCGCTGTCAACATATGAAACACCCAACAAGCGCAGCATCAGCATTTTGGAACAACTAGACTCCCCTGATGTCTCTGTGAATGCCCCTCGAATCGACAGAATTGCAGAATTCCCACTGGCGTCGTCCGAGGACCCCTTGCTTCCCATCCACAAGCTCTCTCCTGCTCATGGCTCGTGCTCCACGCCTCCATTTATCAACCGTTCAATCACCAAGGACAAATGCACAATCCAGGTGTTACGCACGGACGGGGACAACGGGAGCGACTCCTCAGGTCGCAATGCCACAGCTGCCTCAAGCCGTGGATCCAATGACTCTAGACAGCAGCGGTTCGACACTTCGTCATTCCAGCAGCGTGCTGAGGCCCTGGAAGGGCTGCTGGAGTTCAGCGCGCAGCTGTTGCAGCAGGAGAGGTACGAAGAGCTGGGCATCCTGCTGAAGCCATTCGGCCCGGAGAAAGCGTCTCCCAGAGAGACAGCCATCTGGCTCACAAAGAGCTTCAAGGAGACGGCATCGTAG
- the LOC102716744 gene encoding protein ROOT HAIR DEFECTIVE 3 homolog 1: protein MDEAAAAEAVQLLDGEGEFGGEAAERFMAAAGVAGCGLSYAVVSIMGPQSSGKSTLLNQLFGTNFREMDAFRGRSQTTKGIWIARCVGVEPCTIVLDLEGTDGRERGEDDTAFEKQSALFALAISDIVLINMWCHDIGREQAANKPLLKTVFQVMMRLFSPRKTTLLFVIRDKTRTPLEHLEPVLREDIQKIWNSVAKPDAHKDTPISEFFNVQVTALPSFEEKEEQFREQVQQLRQRFSNSIAPGGLAGDRRGVVPASGFLFSSQQIWKVIRENKDLDLPAHKVMVATVRCDEIAHEKFSCLTSDAEWMDLENAVQSGPVPSFGKKLGYIVDVHMQEYDKEAIYFDEAVRTTKRQLLKSRVLNLVQPAFQKMLAHLRTRALEKYKTDLNLTSESGKGFAASVRETTESSLNEFNQGCADAVIKQADWDYSKILEKVRRDIEDHTLAIRESKLSELTNHAKEKLRKALSEPVESLFDAAGHTTWASIRNLFKRETEAILPEFRKNLSGFEMESTSSEQMVSNLRDYARSIVENKAKEEAGKVLMHMKERFTMVFSHDKDSIPRVWTGKEDVRAIAKDARSAALKLLSVMTAIRWDEKPDRIENILTSTLLDGSVTSKGTSASSDPLASTTWEEVSPKYTLITPSQCKSLWKQFKAETEFTITQAVSTQQAHKRGNGRLPPPWAMVAIAVLGFNEIMVLLRNPIYLFLLFVGYLLVKALAVQLDINREFQNGVVPGIISVTAKLVPTLQNILNKVAADQQQQGHHQEAAAESLERQQQPQQQQQQPPPLLLSPRSPMSELRRMHMPFSPVPLSPVRRAASPSPSSSSSSTVSSPRNSGEDQKPRQMVEPDNESNNAYSSIV from the exons ATGGATGAGGCcgcagcggcggaggcagtGCAACTACTCGACGGCGAGGGGGAGTTcgggggcgaggcggcggagcggtTCATGGCCGCCGCGGGCGTCGCCGGCTGCGGCCTCTCCTACGCCGTCGTCTCCATCATGGGACCCCAGAGCAgcg GAAAGAGTACGTTGCTGAACCAACTCTTTGGAACTAATTTTAGGGAGATGGATGCGTTCAGGGGAAG GAGTCAAACTACCAAAGGCATCTGGATAGCACGTTGTGTTGGTGTTGAGCCTTGTACTATTGTGTTGGATTTGGAGGGTACTGATggaagagaaagaggagag GACGACACTGCATTTGAGAAGCAAAGTGCGTTGTTTGCTCTTGCAATTTCAGACATTGTTCTAATTAACAT GTGGTGCCATGATATTGGCCGGGAACAAGCTGCCAATAAGCCTCTTCTAAAGACAGTATTTCAG GTCATGATGCGTTTGTTTAGTCCCCGGAAGACAACACTATTATTTGTTATACGTGATAAGACCAGG ACTCCACTTGAGCATCTAGAACCAGTTCTGAGGGAGGATATCCAAAAG ATATGGAACTCTGTTGCTAAGCCAGATGCGCACAAAGACACCCCTATCAGTGAATTTTTCAAT GTGCAAGTCACTGCGTTGCCCAGTTttgaggaaaaagaagaacaatTCAGAGAGCAG GTTCAACAACTTAGGCAGagattttcaaattcaattgCACCAGGAGGCCTTGCAGGTGATAGAAGAGGAGTGGTTCCCGCTTCAGGGTTTTTGTTTAGTTCACAACAGATTTGGAAAGTTATACGAGAGAACAAGGATCTTGACCTACCTGCTCACAAG GTAATGGTTGCTACAGTTCGATGTGATGAAATTGCACATGAAAAGTTTTCCTGCCTAACATCAGATGCA GAATGGATGGATTTGGAGAATGCTGTCCAGTCAGGTCCAGTACCTAGTTTTGGGAAAAAACTCGGCTACATAGTGGATGTCCACATGCAAGA GTATGACAAAGAAGCCATTTATTTCGATGAAGCCGTTAGGACAACAAAACGACAACTGTTGAAATCTAGAGTACTGAAT CTTGTCCAACCTGCGTTCCAGAAAATGTTGGCTCACCTGCGAACGAGGGctcttgaaaaatataaaactgacCTTAATCTTACCTCGGAGAGTGGAAAAGGTTTCGCAGCATCGGTTCGAGAAACTACTGAATCCTCCCTCAACGAATTTAATCAAGGATGTGCAG ATGCTGTAATCAAGCAAGCAGACTGGGACTACTCTAAAATACTAGAGAAGGTTCGCCGTGATATTGAAGACCACACACTTGCAATTCGTGAAAGCAAGCTATCAGAATTGACAAACCATGCTAAG GAGAAACTGAGAAAAGCACTCTCTGAACCTGTAGAGTCTCTTTTCGATGCTGCAGGCCATACAACCTGGGCATCGATAAGAAATCTATTTAAACGTGAAACAGAGGCTATCCTGCCAGAGTTTCGGAAAAACCTTTCTGGGTTTGAAATGGAAAGTACATCTTCAGAACAAATGGTGTCAAATTTAAGGGATTATGCCAGAAGTATCGTAGAAAATAAAGCTAAAGAAGAAGCTGGCAAAGTTTTGATGCACATGAAGGAGAG GTTTACAATGGTTTTCAGTCATGACAAGGATTCTATCCCAAGGGTCTGGACAGGGAAGGAAGATGTCCGTGCAATAGCAAAAGATGCTCGATCTGCT GCTCTCAAACTTCTCTCTGTGATGACTGCCATTCGGTGGGATGAGAAACCCGATAGGATAGAAAACATCCTCACGTCGACACTTCTAGATGGTTCTGTTACATCGAAAGGTACAAGTGCTTCTAGTGATCCACTTGCTTCAACTACTTGGGAAGAG GTTTCTCCAAAGTATACCCTCATTACTCCTTCTCAATGCAAGTCACTGTGGAAGCAGTTTAAAGCAGAAACTGAGTTCACCATTACACAAGCGGTTTCCACACAG CAAGCTCACAAGCGTGGGAATGGTAGGCTGCCTCCTCCTTGGGCCATGGTGGCCATTGCAGTTCTTGGTTTTAATGAGATCATGGTGCTTCTAAG GAATCCAATATATCTGTTCTTGCTATTTGTGGGTTATTTGCTGGTCAAAGCTTTAGCAGTGCAGCTAGATATCAACAGAGAATTCCAAAATGGCGTG GTTCCTGGGATCATCTCTGTTACAGCAAAACTAGTGCCCACACTACAGAACATTCTAAACAAAGTTGCAGCAGATCAACAACAGCAAGGGCATCACCAAGAGGCTGCTGCAGAATCTCTAGAACGACAGCAACaaccacagcagcagcagcagcagccacccCCTCTACTCCTGAGCCCCAGAAGCCCAATGAGCGAGCTCCGGAGGATGCACATGCCATTCAGCCCGGTGCCATTGAGCCCAGTGCGCAGGGCCGCGTCACCTTCACCGTCCTCATCATCGTCTTCCACCGTTTCATCACCCAGGAACTCCGGTGAAGACCAGAAACCCAGGCAAATGGTAGAGCCTGACAATGAATCCAACAATGCTTACTCTTCTATAGTATGA